One stretch of Tenacibaculum sp. MAR_2010_89 DNA includes these proteins:
- a CDS encoding cytochrome ubiquinol oxidase subunit I — protein MDDMLFYDRLQFAFTITFHYIFPQLTMGLSLLIVYFKWKYLRNNIEKYNNAAKFFMKIFAVNFTMGVVTGIPMEFQFGTNWAKFSELTGGIIGQTLAMEGMFSFFLESSFLALFIFGEKLMGQKLHFLTGFLVFLGSWASGWFILATNAWMQHPVGYEVLENGKFVLENFSALFTNPWLLPAFLHNQLASVVTSSFVVASIGAFYVLRNKQLEYGKLFLKTGVVFGLISSVLLAFPTGDWNAKNVARYQPATFAAMEGIFETEEAGAEIVLIGQPNMVEKKLDNKIAVPNILSFLTYQEWDKQIPGMDQFKEEELPDNIPALYYSYHIMVGLGTLFIGIMALAFFFLWRKKLYTSKRLLWTIMFLVPFPYMANITGWYTTELGRQPYLVYGLLKTSDGISPTVSSGNTLFTLLGFVALYMLLGLLFLVLVGKTINEGPKPQTH, from the coding sequence ATGGATGACATGCTCTTTTATGATAGATTGCAGTTTGCATTTACTATCACTTTCCACTATATTTTTCCGCAATTAACCATGGGATTATCGTTATTGATAGTCTATTTTAAGTGGAAATATTTAAGAAATAACATTGAAAAATATAACAATGCTGCTAAGTTTTTTATGAAAATTTTTGCTGTAAATTTTACTATGGGAGTCGTAACCGGAATTCCGATGGAATTTCAATTTGGTACTAACTGGGCAAAGTTTTCTGAACTAACAGGTGGTATTATTGGACAAACATTAGCCATGGAAGGAATGTTCTCTTTCTTTTTAGAATCCTCATTTTTAGCATTATTTATTTTTGGAGAAAAATTAATGGGGCAAAAACTACACTTTTTAACGGGTTTTTTAGTTTTTTTAGGCTCATGGGCAAGTGGTTGGTTTATTTTGGCTACAAACGCTTGGATGCAACATCCTGTAGGCTATGAAGTGTTAGAAAACGGGAAGTTTGTATTGGAAAACTTCTCAGCGTTATTTACTAACCCTTGGTTGTTACCAGCTTTTTTGCATAATCAATTAGCATCCGTAGTAACTTCTTCTTTTGTAGTTGCTAGTATAGGTGCTTTTTACGTTTTAAGAAATAAACAACTAGAATACGGAAAATTGTTTTTAAAAACAGGAGTTGTTTTCGGATTGATTTCTAGTGTTCTCTTGGCATTTCCTACTGGAGATTGGAACGCAAAGAATGTAGCAAGATACCAACCAGCAACTTTTGCTGCAATGGAAGGTATTTTTGAAACGGAAGAAGCAGGAGCAGAGATCGTATTGATTGGTCAGCCAAATATGGTTGAAAAGAAGTTAGACAACAAAATAGCTGTTCCGAACATCCTAAGTTTTTTAACCTATCAAGAATGGGATAAACAAATTCCTGGAATGGATCAATTTAAAGAAGAAGAATTACCTGATAATATTCCTGCATTGTATTATTCGTATCATATAATGGTTGGTTTAGGTACTTTATTTATTGGTATAATGGCATTAGCATTTTTCTTTTTATGGCGAAAAAAATTATACACCTCTAAACGTTTATTATGGACTATCATGTTTTTAGTCCCGTTTCCTTATATGGCTAATATTACGGGGTGGTATACTACCGAGTTAGGTAGGCAACCGTATTTAGTATATGGTTTATTAAAAACAAGCGATGGTATTTCACCTACAGTTTCATCTGGTAATACATTATTTACTTTACTTGGTTTTGTTGCTTTATATATGCTGCTAGGCCTCTTGTTTTTAGTTTTAGTAGGAAAAACAATAAATGAAGGTCCAAAACCTCAAACACATTAG
- the cydB gene encoding cytochrome d ubiquinol oxidase subunit II — MEIFWYIIIAIVLVVFFILDGYDFGAGIIHLFFAKKEKDKEVIAKSAGLFWDSNEVWLVAAGGMLFMAFPTFYASVFSGFYLPLILVLWLIIFRAIGLEFRGQFQFQMWKDIWDKSFGVSSLLLAFFFGIALGNIIRGVNLGGVENGVSIYEGHYFFLPLWDSSFSPLSDTPGVIDWFTIVIGLIAVVTLAIHGANWVILKTNSSINKKLKEVIFTLNIALIALTICSIILWQIVNPNSLNNFAETPLLLVFPLIYITGLAGLFFIKKIKKDSHAFLLSTLLILGGITSSLASLFPVILPSVNDINEPLTIYNTATSEYGLSVAMTWGIIGFILLFVYMIIQKRLLGGKIDKMDYGH; from the coding sequence ATGGAAATATTTTGGTATATAATAATAGCAATTGTTTTAGTTGTATTTTTTATTTTGGATGGATATGATTTTGGAGCAGGAATAATTCATTTATTTTTTGCAAAAAAAGAAAAAGATAAAGAAGTCATTGCTAAATCGGCAGGACTATTCTGGGATTCTAATGAAGTTTGGTTAGTAGCGGCAGGAGGGATGCTCTTTATGGCATTTCCAACTTTTTATGCGTCTGTTTTTAGTGGGTTTTATTTACCTTTAATTCTTGTATTATGGTTAATTATTTTTAGAGCTATTGGTTTAGAATTTAGAGGGCAATTTCAGTTTCAAATGTGGAAAGACATTTGGGACAAATCTTTTGGAGTTTCTAGTTTATTATTAGCCTTCTTTTTTGGAATAGCGCTAGGAAATATTATACGAGGTGTAAATTTAGGAGGTGTTGAAAATGGTGTATCTATTTATGAAGGACATTATTTTTTCTTACCACTTTGGGATAGTAGTTTTAGTCCTTTAAGTGATACTCCAGGAGTTATTGATTGGTTTACGATTGTTATTGGTTTAATAGCGGTTGTTACCTTGGCTATTCATGGTGCTAATTGGGTGATTTTAAAAACTAATTCGTCTATAAATAAAAAATTAAAAGAGGTTATTTTTACATTGAATATAGCATTAATCGCACTTACAATATGCTCAATAATACTGTGGCAAATTGTAAACCCTAATTCATTAAATAATTTTGCAGAAACTCCATTATTATTAGTGTTTCCTCTTATTTATATTACTGGATTAGCTGGTTTATTTTTTATTAAAAAAATTAAAAAAGATAGTCATGCTTTTCTATTATCTACGTTGTTAATACTAGGTGGAATTACATCATCATTAGCATCATTATTCCCAGTGATATTACCCTCTGTGAATGATATAAATGAACCTTTAACCATCTATAATACAGCTACCTCTGAATATGGGTTGTCAGTAGCTATGACATGGGGAATAATAGGTTTTATATTACTTTTTGTATACATGATTATACAAAAAAGATTGTTAGGAGGTAAGATTGATAAAATGGATTATGGTCATTAA